A genomic region of Parambassis ranga chromosome 7, fParRan2.1, whole genome shotgun sequence contains the following coding sequences:
- the LOC114438892 gene encoding caspase recruitment domain-containing protein 19-like, which yields MEGLRIEDDGYHEQLQSDAQFLCSDPRMDTELLDTLVLQLNRIYPQILNDKEAHRFRNLSVSTKVRLAELLKHLHWKGEEACHEFYRALHIHAEDVYSSLPTRVRQRETAEPKWTHAVASRQKRYVLNDRGPLFFLSCFGFVAGIAMLYYYGEGETLRSTGGFLHCSAARLGKDARHFNFLC from the exons ATGGAAGGTTTGAGAATCGAGG ATGATGGTTACCACGAGCAGCTCCAGAGTGACGCCCAGTTCCTGTGCTCAGATCCCAGGATGGACACTGAACTGCTTGACACGCTGGTGCTGCAGCTCAACAGAATCTACCCCCAGATACTCAATGACAAGGAAGCCCACAGG tTCAGAAACCTTAGTGTGTCCACTAAGGTGCGGTTAGCTGAGCTGCTGAAGCACCTGCACTGGAAAGGTGAGGAGGCATGTCATGAATTCTACAGAGCACTTCACATCCATGCTGAGGACGTCTACTCCAGCCTGCCAACCAGAGTCAGACAAAGAG AGACGGCTGAGCCAAAATGGACTCACGCTGTGGCCAGCCGCCAAAAGCGATATGTGCTTAATGACAGAG GACCACTGTTCTTCCTTAGCTGTTTTGGTTTTGTAGCTGGCATTGCAATGCTCTACTACTATGGAG agggagagacattGAGATCCACTGGTGGGTTTCTTCACTGTTCTGCAGCAAGGCTTGGTAAAGATGCAAGACATTTTAATTTCCTATGCTGA
- the susd3 gene encoding uncharacterized protein susd3 → MSAATASVADVSRTEITNRYDQNKSAPSQTQCTPMPLPALGTQKIIQGNGTNVGTVISLQCPAKHKLVGSEFKCVMSANSTQWEGGTYCKPMPAYEDYGFRVAVLASIVSSVIILLMSMAFITCCLIDCIKEDKRKKQEREADMWQWEDQAQHQEDNRSRYSHKGRNNNNNNTEEKMFSLWDTRNPTQCDNMRPCRCQQQYAYGPACTYGPTPPLSLLPGQDYNQPLLSRNTESSPPEYPGPPLSPCQTVNPGLVQISAVGSGLVWQYGEHHQSTLSGGKSSDIDKSGTRNINTNRNMNPKEFSIRIISV, encoded by the exons ATGTCAGCGGCAACAGCTTCCGTAGCAGATGTGTCCAGGACTGAAATTACAAATAGATATGATCAGAACAAATCTG CTCCTTCCCAGACTCAGTGTACACCCATGCCACTGCCGGCCCTGGGCACCCAAAAGATCATCCAGGGTAACGGCACCAATGTGGGCACAGTCATTTCCCTTCAGTGCCCGGCCAAACACAAACTGGTCGGCAGTGAGTTCAAGTGTGTCATGAGTGCCAACAGCACCCAATGGGAGGGAGGCACCTACTGCAAAC CTATGCCTGCATATGAAGACTATGGTTTCCGTGTGGCTGTCCTGGCATCCATTGTTAGCTCAGTCATAATCCTTCTCATGTCTATGGCCTTCATCACTTGCTGTTTGATCGACTGCATCAAGGAGGACAAAAGGAAAAAGCAGGAGAG AGAGGCAGATATGTGGCAATGGGAGGATCAGGCCCAGCATCAGGAGGACAACAGGTCTCGCTACAGTCACAAAGGGcgcaacaataacaacaacaacacagaggagaagatgttttctttgtgggACACCCGTAATCCAACCCAATGTGACAACATGAGACCCTGCAG atgtcagcagcagtACGCCTACGGTCCTGCCTGTACCTACGGCCCCACACCCCcactctctctgcttccagGACAAGACTATAACCAGCCTCTCTTATCTCGAAACACAGAATCTAGTCCACCTGAATACCCTGGACCACCTCTGTCACCCTGCCAAACTGTGAACCCTGGCTTGGTGCAGATCTCAGCAGTGGGATCCGGTCTGGTGTGGCAATACGGAGAACATCACCAGAGCACTTTATCAGGAGGGAAGTCGTCAGACATAGACAAGTCCGGCACGAggaatataaacacaaacaggaatatGAACCCTAAAGAATTTTCCATACGGATTATATCAGTGTAA